The following are from one region of the Magallana gigas chromosome 6, xbMagGiga1.1, whole genome shotgun sequence genome:
- the LOC136276492 gene encoding uncharacterized protein isoform X1 has protein sequence MGQNFVVMDANYQDLQCADLKHILKTKGIPFSNKRKQDLVDLCERADALNLPGIDQNDSEKEASIERRTVRGKTYQHQCYDTGIVWSRNLATIPTIDTFDVTSFLQNYCGWSEERLRRRKSDNGYKLHCSGHIHDVTMAMLDEDVFYVKGKCVPETRQSSDPYIPWILVEKSGHIFSAECTCVAGDGSCKHVVALSFGIIDHITSMEDRSSIGVTDTAAYWDKPRKVCRPVPVHDLDIRTVVNVPDKPRPSEDSGYLPLKSSDFDMESLEKNIVQVLKKSKTLAVALYTMSDSDDDNDMSMCIEDTPKNIIDLVAMLGQENVKVDDSYVKKVNEFTKGQSINLMWQYQRKGRLTASNFFKAYHYRGDKADNYIVRSIMGQYNFTSKSVEYGKINESVAREKYVDHMTCFHPSFKCSETGIFVFKDFPFLAASPDGISECKCCGKGLVEIKCPYSSQNETCQVAMSKNSSCAIVNGNYVLKKSISSSYYVQMLGQMAVCKLSYCDFVLYTQKDIYVERVNFSQADWELLFEKLKSFYVQYVLPKLV, from the exons AGAACGATAGCGAGAAAGAGGCTTCAATCGAGAGACGGACGGTTCGGGGGAAAACTTATCAACATCAATGTTACGACACTGGAATCGTCTGGAGTCGTAATCTAGCTACCATCCCAACCATTGATACGTTTGAtgtgacatcttttctccagaACTACTGCGGATGGTCTGAAGAACGCCTGCGGAGGAGAAAATCGGACAATGGCTACAAGCTACATTGTTCCGGCCACATTCATGATGTCACAATGGCAATGTTAG ATGAAGATGTGTTCTATGTTAAAGGCAAATGTGTGCCTGAAACAAGGCAGTCCAGTGATCCCTATATCCCATGGATTCTGGTTGAGAAATCAGGACACATATTTTCAGCTGAATGTACATGTGTTGC AGGGGATGGATCATGTAAGCATGTTGTTGCCCTATCGTTTGGCATAATAGATCACATCACTTCAATGGAAGATCGAAGTTCAATTGGAGTTACTGATACTGCAGCATATTGGGATAAACCACGGAAAGTATGCAGGCCAGTGCCTGTTCATGACTTAGATATCAG GACTGTCGTGAATGTACCAGATAAACCACGACCATCTGAAGATTCTGGTTATTTGCCACTTAAGTCTTCAGATTTTGATATGGAGTCATTGGAAAAGAATATTGTTCAAGTCCTAAAGAAGAGCAAAACATTGGCAGTGGCTTTGTATACAATGTCAGACTCTGATGATGACAATGACATGTCCATGTGTATTGAGGACACGCccaaaaatattattgatttaGTGGCAATGCTTGGTCAAGAAAATGTGAAAGTAGACGATTCTTATGTTAAGAAAGTTAATGAATTTACCAAAGGACAGTCCATTAACCTTATGTGGCAGTACCAAAGAAAGGGAAGATTGACTGcttcaaattttttcaaagcTTATCACTATAGAGGGGATAAAGCAGACAATTATATTGTGCGCAGTATTATGGGTCAATATAATTTTACTTCGAAGTCAGTTGAATatggaaaaattaatgaatctGTTGCACGTGAGAAATATGTAGATCACATGACATGTTTTCATCCTTCATTTAAGTGTTCAGAGACTGGaatctttgtttttaaagatttccccTTTCTTGCTGCATCCCCTGATGGTATTTCTGAATGCAAATGCTGTGGCAAAGGTCTTGTTGAAATCAAGTGTCCATATAGTTCACAAAATGAAACTTGTCAGGTTGctatgtcaaaaaattcatcatgTGCAATTGTCAATGGtaattatgttttgaaaaagagTATTTCCTCCTCCTATTATGTCCAAATGCTTGGCCAAATGGCAGTCTGCAAGTTATCTTACTGTGATTTTGTATTGTACACACAAAAAGATATTTATGTAGAAAGAGTTAATTTCTCACAAGCAGATTGGGAACTGTTATTTGAAAAACTCAAAAGTTTTTATGTGCAATATGTTTTACCAAAATTGgtctaa